The following are from one region of the Mesorhizobium sp. B2-8-5 genome:
- the cbiE gene encoding precorrin-6y C5,15-methyltransferase (decarboxylating) subunit CbiE, whose product MPAKGPLAAKPASKWLTLVGIGEDGVAGLGDEAKQRIAEAEVVFGGKRHLALVASLAKGEAHPWPTPFDAEMRDVLALKGRKICVLASGDPFFHGVGVTLARKVKPDEMLVLPAPSSLSLAASRLGWALQDVEAISLHGHPIDPIRPLLHPGARILALTSDADAPAAIAALLDELGFGPSRLTVLEALGGADEAHRTSRADAFNLKNINPLNVLALEIESTPDARVLPLTAGLADHLFEHDGQITKREIRAITLSALAPRRGELLWDIGAGSGSIGIEWMLAHSSLRAIAIEADGERAARIHRNAAHCGVPGLAVVGGAAPKAFAKLETPDAIFIGGGGSDTGVLEKAIKALRSGGRLVANAVTLEMEALLLDQYNSRGGDLTRIALSRAAAVGSMQAWRPAMPVTQWSWVKP is encoded by the coding sequence ATGCCTGCTAAGGGTCCGCTCGCCGCCAAGCCAGCCTCAAAATGGCTGACCCTCGTCGGCATCGGCGAGGACGGTGTAGCGGGTCTCGGCGACGAGGCCAAGCAGCGTATTGCCGAGGCCGAAGTCGTCTTCGGTGGCAAGCGGCATCTTGCGCTGGTCGCATCCCTGGCCAAGGGCGAGGCGCACCCCTGGCCGACGCCGTTCGATGCCGAAATGCGCGACGTGCTGGCGCTCAAAGGCAGAAAAATCTGCGTGCTCGCGTCCGGCGACCCGTTTTTCCATGGCGTCGGCGTCACGCTGGCGCGCAAGGTCAAGCCGGATGAGATGCTCGTCCTCCCGGCTCCCTCGTCGCTGTCGCTGGCCGCCTCCCGTCTCGGCTGGGCGCTGCAGGACGTCGAGGCCATCTCGCTGCACGGCCATCCGATCGACCCCATCCGGCCCTTGCTCCACCCCGGTGCGCGCATCCTTGCCCTGACATCGGACGCCGACGCGCCGGCGGCCATCGCCGCACTGCTCGACGAACTCGGCTTCGGCCCGTCGCGGCTGACGGTTCTCGAAGCGCTCGGCGGTGCCGATGAGGCGCATCGAACCTCCCGCGCCGATGCCTTCAATCTCAAAAACATCAACCCGCTCAATGTGCTGGCGCTCGAAATTGAATCGACGCCGGATGCGCGCGTCCTGCCCTTGACCGCCGGACTTGCCGACCATCTGTTCGAGCATGACGGCCAGATCACCAAGCGCGAGATCCGCGCCATCACGCTGTCGGCGCTGGCGCCACGCCGCGGCGAGCTGTTGTGGGATATCGGCGCCGGTTCCGGCTCGATCGGCATCGAATGGATGCTGGCGCATTCCTCGCTGCGCGCCATCGCCATCGAGGCCGACGGCGAACGCGCCGCCCGCATCCACCGCAATGCCGCGCATTGCGGCGTGCCGGGTCTTGCCGTGGTCGGAGGCGCCGCGCCCAAGGCGTTCGCCAAGCTCGAAACGCCGGATGCGATCTTCATCGGCGGCGGCGGCAGCGATACCGGTGTGCTGGAGAAGGCGATCAAGGCGCTACGCTCCGGTGGCCGATTGGTCGCCAATGCGGTGACGCTGGAGATGGAGGCGCTGCTGCTCGACCAGTACAACAGCCGCGGCGGCGATCTTACCCGCATAGCGCTGTCGCGCGCGGCAGCTGTCGGATCCATGCAGGCGTGGCGGCCGGCCATGCCGGTGACGCAGTGGAGCTGGGTGAAACCATGA
- a CDS encoding cobalt-precorrin-6A reductase, which yields MTHHILILGGTTEARQLAGMLSRRKDFSVTLSLAGRTESPVAQGVPVRVGGFGGAEGLAAYLREEHVDLLVDATHPYAARISANAAEAAKRSGVPILALRRPGWEPVAGDHWTLVDDVAEAASTLGTAPRRVFLAIGRQEAGAFEPAPQHRYLIRSVDPVEPKLAVPDALYLLARGPFPEADERALLEKYGIDAVVSKNSGGEATYGKIAAARALGIEVIMIRRPRLPDVPSTETVDALAAKVDHLFDPIAERGV from the coding sequence ATGACCCACCATATCCTGATCCTCGGCGGCACCACGGAAGCCCGGCAACTGGCGGGAATGCTTTCCCGTCGCAAGGATTTTTCGGTCACGCTGTCGCTTGCCGGCCGCACCGAAAGCCCGGTCGCGCAAGGCGTGCCGGTGCGTGTCGGCGGTTTTGGCGGCGCGGAGGGATTGGCTGCCTATCTTCGCGAAGAGCATGTCGATCTGCTGGTCGACGCCACGCATCCATACGCCGCCCGTATCTCGGCCAATGCCGCCGAGGCGGCCAAGCGGTCCGGCGTGCCGATCCTTGCGCTGCGTCGTCCCGGCTGGGAGCCTGTCGCAGGCGACCACTGGACGCTGGTCGACGACGTTGCTGAGGCGGCAAGCACCCTCGGCACGGCGCCGCGCCGCGTTTTCCTGGCGATCGGCCGGCAGGAAGCCGGCGCCTTCGAGCCCGCGCCCCAACATCGCTACCTGATCCGTAGCGTCGATCCGGTCGAGCCGAAGCTTGCCGTGCCCGATGCGCTTTACCTGCTGGCGCGCGGGCCGTTTCCGGAGGCGGACGAACGGGCGCTGCTCGAAAAATACGGTATCGATGCCGTCGTTTCGAAGAACAGCGGCGGCGAGGCGACCTATGGCAAGATCGCCGCTGCGCGGGCACTCGGCATCGAAGTGATCATGATCCGCCGACCGCGTTTGCCGGACGTTCCTTCGACTGAGACCGTCGATGCGCTGGCGGCAAAGGTCGATCATCTATTCGACCCCATTGCCGAACGCGGCGTGTAG
- a CDS encoding precorrin-3B C(17)-methyltransferase, whose product MSGRLTVIGLGPGNADQVTPQASHAVAEASFFYGYKPYLDRLELRPDQTRIASDNREELARSNEALAKAAEGHSVAVVSGGDPGVFAMAAAVCEAIEAGPEEWRAIDISVVPGVTAMLAVAARIGAPLGHDFCAISLSDNLKPWELIELRLLAAAGAGFVIALYNPISKARPWQLGRAFECLEAILPGTTPVIFGRAAGRPDERIEVSLLADADAEKADMATCIIIGSPETRIIKRGEKPALVYTPRSAMGSNR is encoded by the coding sequence ATGAGCGGCCGCCTCACCGTCATCGGTCTCGGTCCGGGCAATGCCGACCAGGTCACGCCGCAGGCCAGCCATGCGGTGGCCGAGGCTTCGTTCTTTTATGGCTACAAGCCCTATCTCGACCGGCTTGAGCTGCGGCCGGACCAGACCCGCATTGCCTCCGACAATCGCGAGGAACTTGCCCGCTCCAACGAGGCGCTGGCCAAGGCGGCCGAAGGCCACAGCGTCGCCGTCGTTTCCGGCGGCGATCCCGGCGTCTTTGCCATGGCCGCGGCTGTCTGCGAGGCGATCGAAGCCGGCCCTGAAGAATGGCGTGCCATCGACATCTCGGTTGTCCCGGGCGTGACTGCAATGCTCGCCGTCGCCGCCCGCATCGGCGCACCGCTCGGCCATGATTTCTGCGCCATCTCGCTCTCCGACAATTTGAAGCCGTGGGAGCTGATCGAATTGCGCCTGCTGGCAGCGGCCGGCGCCGGCTTCGTCATCGCGCTCTACAATCCCATCAGCAAGGCTCGCCCCTGGCAGCTTGGCCGCGCCTTCGAATGCCTGGAGGCGATCCTGCCCGGCACCACGCCGGTGATCTTCGGCCGGGCTGCAGGCCGGCCCGACGAGCGTATCGAAGTCTCTCTGCTGGCGGACGCCGACGCCGAAAAGGCCGACATGGCGACCTGCATCATCATCGGCTCGCCGGAGACCCGCATCATCAAGCGCGGCGAAAAACCAGCGCTGGTCTACACGCCGCGTTCGGCAATGGGGTCGAATAGATGA
- a CDS encoding precorrin-2 C(20)-methyltransferase: protein MNAIVKSRLVGVGTGPGDPELLTLKAARALAEADVVAYFAKRGNNSNARAIVEARFRPDMIELPLLYPVTTEIDKDHDDYRSQIADFYEQSAEQVAGHLGAGRMVAVLSEGDPLFYGSYMHLHVRLAHRFPTEVIPGITAMSGCWSTTGLPIVQGDDVLTVLPGTMSEFELTRRLADTDAAVIMKVGRNLPKIRRALEATGKLAKAVYVERGTMPGSISMRLAEKPDDKAPYFAIVLVAGWSARPGAKA, encoded by the coding sequence GTGAACGCGATTGTAAAAAGCCGTCTTGTCGGCGTAGGCACCGGCCCCGGCGATCCGGAGCTTCTGACGCTGAAAGCGGCGCGCGCGCTGGCCGAGGCCGACGTCGTCGCCTATTTCGCCAAGCGCGGCAACAACAGCAATGCCCGCGCCATCGTCGAGGCGCGCTTCCGGCCGGACATGATCGAACTGCCGCTGCTTTATCCGGTGACCACCGAAATCGACAAGGACCATGACGACTACCGCTCGCAGATCGCCGATTTTTATGAACAGTCGGCCGAACAGGTCGCCGGGCATCTCGGCGCCGGCAGGATGGTGGCGGTGCTGTCGGAAGGCGATCCGCTCTTCTACGGCTCGTATATGCACCTGCATGTGCGGCTTGCACACCGGTTCCCGACGGAAGTCATCCCCGGCATCACCGCCATGTCCGGCTGCTGGTCGACCACTGGCCTGCCGATCGTCCAGGGCGACGATGTGCTGACCGTGCTGCCGGGCACGATGAGTGAGTTCGAGCTGACCCGCCGCCTCGCCGACACCGATGCCGCGGTGATCATGAAGGTCGGCCGCAACCTGCCAAAAATCCGCCGCGCGCTGGAAGCGACCGGCAAGCTGGCCAAGGCCGTCTATGTCGAGCGCGGCACGATGCCGGGCAGCATCTCGATGCGGCTTGCCGAAAAACCGGATGACAAGGCGCCCTATTTCGCCATCGTGCTGGTCGCGGGCTGGTCGGCCCGCCCCGGAGCCAAAGCATGA
- a CDS encoding precorrin-8X methylmutase, translating to MAAYDYIHDGMAIYERSFAIIRAEADLSRFSEAEADVAIRMIHACGQVEAASHFVFSDGFVDAARAVLAAGAPIFCDAEMVAHGVTRARLPAGNEVICTLRDLRTHDIAREIGNTRSAAAIDLWGERMAGSVVAIGNAPTALFYLLEKLRDGAPKPAVIIGMPVGFVGAAESKDALAENSYGVPYAIVRGRLGGSAMTAAALNSLARPGL from the coding sequence ATGGCCGCCTACGACTATATCCATGACGGGATGGCGATCTACGAGCGCTCTTTCGCCATCATCCGCGCCGAGGCGGACCTGTCGCGCTTCTCCGAGGCCGAAGCCGATGTCGCGATTCGCATGATCCATGCCTGCGGCCAGGTCGAAGCCGCCAGCCATTTCGTCTTTTCCGACGGTTTCGTCGATGCGGCCCGCGCCGTACTCGCCGCCGGCGCGCCGATCTTCTGCGATGCCGAGATGGTGGCCCACGGCGTCACCCGCGCCCGGCTGCCGGCCGGCAACGAGGTGATCTGCACGCTGCGCGACCTGCGCACGCACGACATCGCCAGGGAAATCGGCAACACCCGCTCGGCCGCCGCGATCGACCTCTGGGGTGAGCGCATGGCCGGTTCGGTCGTCGCCATCGGCAATGCGCCGACCGCGCTCTTCTATCTGCTCGAAAAACTGCGCGACGGCGCGCCAAAGCCCGCCGTGATCATCGGCATGCCGGTCGGTTTCGTCGGCGCCGCCGAATCCAAGGATGCGCTGGCCGAGAACTCTTACGGCGTGCCCTATGCCATCGTGCGCGGCAGGCTGGGCGGCAGCGCCATGACCGCCGCCGCGCTCAATTCGTTGGCGAGGCCGGGCCTGTGA
- the cobG gene encoding precorrin-3B synthase has protein sequence MNAFSRRGACPALSAPMQTGDGLLVRLNPVAGGISPKSLIGLGESALRHGNGIMEVTARGNLQIRGLTAESARLLADEVDALGIAVRTGVPVETGPLAGIDPEENADPRPVAERIRAAIEEAGLTPRLGPKVSVVVDGGGQLTMDAVTADVRLKAVGAGGDVLWSVSVAGDGRSSRPLATIDADTSRDIAVAALRMVAEKGREAHTRDLSERQLISLASWHSVTPLSVLPDISPSRGEIGNSRAGSPLSALEIGESRGDKAISPLEGEMSGRTERGAQERQPARSPIALFSLGSNTALGIALPYGSMPAQNLIDLASEASHLDATEIRLAPGRALLFLGLSAPSSLQTSAATLGFVTDPTDPRTRIAACPGTPACASGRIATRAIAETIAKQSPCLIDASLTLHVSGCAKGCAHPGAAALTLVGDENGAGLVVDGTAKALPAAYRPGYDAARGIVGILAALRAQRHQGETASACLTRLGAAGIAELYRRN, from the coding sequence ATGAACGCCTTCTCGCGCCGTGGCGCTTGCCCTGCTCTCAGCGCGCCGATGCAGACCGGCGACGGGCTGCTGGTGCGGCTCAACCCGGTCGCTGGAGGAATTTCGCCGAAGTCGCTGATCGGGCTCGGCGAATCCGCCTTGCGTCACGGCAACGGCATCATGGAGGTGACGGCGCGCGGCAACCTGCAGATTCGTGGTTTGACGGCCGAAAGCGCCCGGTTGCTGGCGGACGAAGTGGATGCGCTGGGCATCGCGGTGCGCACCGGAGTGCCGGTCGAGACGGGGCCGCTGGCTGGGATCGATCCGGAAGAGAACGCCGATCCGCGGCCGGTGGCGGAGCGGATCAGGGCGGCGATTGAAGAGGCCGGGTTGACGCCACGGCTGGGGCCGAAGGTGTCGGTGGTTGTCGATGGCGGCGGACAGCTGACGATGGATGCCGTGACGGCCGATGTGCGGCTGAAGGCGGTGGGGGCTGGCGGCGATGTTCTTTGGAGCGTGTCGGTTGCTGGCGACGGGCGCAGTTCAAGGCCGCTCGCGACGATCGATGCCGATACATCCCGCGACATCGCTGTGGCGGCACTACGGATGGTTGCCGAAAAGGGACGCGAAGCGCACACGCGCGATTTGTCGGAGAGACAGCTTATTTCACTCGCAAGTTGGCACTCCGTCACCCCCCTCTCTGTCCTGCCGGACATCTCCCCCTCGAGGGGGGAGATTGGCAATTCCCGCGCCGGCTCTCCACTTTCAGCGTTGGAGATTGGCGAAAGCCGCGGTGACAAGGCAATCTCCCCCCTTGAGGGGGAGATGTCCGGCAGGACAGAGAGAGGGGCGCAGGAACGCCAGCCCGCGAGAAGTCCCATTGCCCTATTCAGTCTAGGCAGCAACACCGCCCTCGGTATCGCCCTGCCCTACGGCAGCATGCCGGCGCAAAACCTCATCGATCTCGCCAGCGAAGCCTCACACCTCGACGCCACCGAAATCCGCCTCGCCCCAGGCCGCGCCTTGCTCTTCCTCGGCCTCTCCGCCCCCTCCTCCCTGCAAACCTCCGCCGCCACCCTCGGCTTCGTCACCGACCCCACGGACCCACGCACCCGCATCGCCGCTTGCCCCGGCACGCCGGCCTGCGCTTCCGGCCGTATCGCCACGCGCGCCATCGCCGAAACCATTGCAAAACAAAGCCCCTGCCTCATCGACGCCTCGCTGACGCTCCACGTTTCCGGCTGCGCCAAGGGCTGCGCGCATCCCGGCGCGGCGGCACTGACCTTGGTCGGCGACGAAAACGGAGCCGGACTTGTCGTGGACGGGACGGCAAAGGCCCTTCCTGCCGCGTACAGGCCGGGCTATGACGCCGCGCGCGGCATCGTCGGCATCCTTGCCGCGCTGCGCGCGCAACGACATCAGGGCGAAACCGCTTCCGCGTGCCTCACAAGGCTTGGCGCGGCCGGCATCGCCGAACTCTATCGACGGAACTGA